In Triticum aestivum cultivar Chinese Spring chromosome 5B, IWGSC CS RefSeq v2.1, whole genome shotgun sequence, the following proteins share a genomic window:
- the LOC123111058 gene encoding replication factor C subunit 2, with translation MAPLVPSSQPWVEKYRPRQVKDVAHQEEVVRVLTNTLETADLPHMLFYGPPGTGKTTTALAIAYQLYGPELYKSRVLELNASDERGINVVRTKIKDFAAVAVGSARKGGYPCPPYKIIILDEADSMTEDAQNALRRTMETYSKVTRFFFICNYISRIIEPLASRCAKFRFKPLSEDVMSNRILHICNEEGLTLDAQALSTLSAISQGDLRRAITYLQSAARLFGSSISSSDLISVSGAIPEDIVKSLLVACKSGEFDVANKEVSNIIADGYPVSQLLSQFLDVIVNADDIPDEHKARICRKLGEADKCLVDGADEYLQLLDMASETIRALFNIPQGLVF, from the exons ATGGCGCCGCTCGTGCCGTCGTCACAACCATGGGTGGAGAAATA CCGGCCGAGGCAGGTGAAGGACGTCGCgcaccaggaggaggtggtccggGTGCTCACCAACACCCTCGAGACCGCCGAC TTGCCGCACATGCTGTTCTACGGTCCGCCTGGCACGGGGAAGACCACCACTGCGCTTGCCATTGCATACCAGCTCTACGG TCCAGAGCTCTACAAGTCAAGAGTTTTGGAGCTTAATGCGAGTGATGAACGGGGAATTAATGTGGTGAGGACAAAGATCAAGGATTTTGCTGCTGTGGCTGTTGGTTCTGCACGGAAAGG TGGTTATCCCTGCCCACCATACAAGATTATTATACTAGACGAAGCAGATTCGATGACAGAAGATGCCCAG AATGCATTGAGGCGTACTATGGAGACTTACTCCAAAGTGACAAGATTCTTTTTCATATGCAATTATATCAGCAG GATAATAGAGCCACTTGCATCAAGATGTGCAAAGTTTAGGTTCAAGCCTCTTTCAGAAGATGTGATGAGCAACCGCATTTTGCATATATGCAATGAAGAAGGGCTCACTCTGGATGCTCAG GCGCTATCCACATTAAGTGCCATCTCTCAAGGAGATCTTCGTCGTGCTATAACTTATCTTCAG AGTGCAGCTCGCTTATTTGGATCTTCTATTTCTTCCAGCGACCTGATTAGTGTTTCAGGG GCTATCCCTGAAGATATTGTCAAGTCATTGCTTGTAGCATGCAAATCTGGTGAATTTGATGTGGCAAACAAGGAAGTTAGCAATATTATTGCAGACGGATATCCAGTTTCCCAGCTGCTCTCGCAG TTTCTAGATGTGATTGTTAATGCGGATGATATTCCAGATGAGCACAAGGCAAGAATATGTAGAAAGCTTGGGGAAGCTGATAAG TGCTTGGTCGATGGGGCAGATGAGTATTTACAGCTCTTAGATATGGCCAGTGAGACAATCCGTGCTCTGTTTAACATCCCGCAAGGGTTGGTCTTCTAA